The window TGCCTTCCGTTCTGGTAGATACCGCACACGTACACAAAATGGAAACCATCACACCCACGACGGGATTCTGTTACTCCGGCGTAGGACCCGATTATCGAGTTCTGGGTACGTACCCAAGCGGCCCGCTTGGTTGTTTGAAAGGTCTCGGGGTTCGTCACCGTGTGGGTAGGCCCGTTGGTAACTGCACCCAAACGGGCTACCACAAGACGCTCTAGCTGTGCTACTGCTACTGTTGCTATACACACTGCTCACACTCGTCTTGTTCCCTTCTCGCGGTCACAGTCAAGCGCGCACGCAAGTCCTCCCAGGCCTACGTGCGCATGTACGGTGACATTGAGCCGATTTCCCAGCTCGTCAAGTCCACAGCCGGCGTTATGCAAGAGTACACGCAACGGGGCGGTGTCCGTCCCTTTGGTGTTTCACTACTGGTCGCCGGTCTCGATGGTGACGGTCGTCCCGGTTTGTATCAGGTAGATCCCTCCGGAGCCTACTTTGGCTGGAAAGCCACGGCAATTGGCAAAAACTTCGTTTCGGCCAAGtcgtttttggaaaagcgtTACAGTGACGATATGGAACTGGAAGACGCCATTCATACGGCCTTGCTGACCTTACGGGAAGGATTCGAAGGCGAAATGAGTGCGGATAACATCGAAGTAGGTATCGTCAAACAGGACGGCAAGTTCCAAGTCCTGACTCCGGAGCAAATTCAGGACTATTTAGACGAAGCAACCTAAACAGATGGAATTCTTCTGGCCGAGTCGATAGCACTCGTTTTACTACTTTACCGCACGTGCATCAAAATTATCATTCTTTTCTAAAGACTGCTTCCATTAGGCTTCGATCCTGGATCGCACTCACTATCAACGTTGATGTCGCGTGTGTCCTTTACAAACGACCTATCAATTAGTATCACTACTGTTGACACGATGATGATCCCAACGTAGGTGGTACGTTCAATTCCAGATCGGGTCGAAATCCTCGAAACCCCACGGCTTTGGCCAGATCCTCTAGTTCCCGCTCACCGGATATCACCTGTTGGCGATTGCTGTTGCGACCGATTACCCAGGTCGGGTAGCCGTCGACTTGG is drawn from Phaeodactylum tricornutum CCAP 1055/1 chromosome 25, whole genome shotgun sequence and contains these coding sequences:
- a CDS encoding predicted protein, with protein sequence MGDSAYSFSLTTFSRTGKLLQIEYALNAVANGRTALGICAKDGVVIATDKKLPSVLVDTAHVHKMETITPTTGFCYSGVGPDYRVLVKRARKSSQAYVRMYGDIEPISQLVKSTAGVMQEYTQRGGVRPFGVSLLVAGLDGDGRPGLYQVDPSGAYFGWKATAIGKNFVSAKSFLEKRYSDDMELEDAIHTALLTLREGFEGEMSADNIEVGIVKQDGKFQVLTPEQIQDYLDEAT